The following coding sequences lie in one Alloacidobacterium dinghuense genomic window:
- the fdhF gene encoding formate dehydrogenase subunit alpha: MTLSTTAAGMNPLSDRSKMVSISIDGHTASVSDGELLVEAILREKEIPHICYHSPLMGPIQTCDTCLVEVDGKITRACGIKVSSGMEVVTDSKRARDARAEAFDVILGNHMLYCTVCDNNNENCRVHNTALALNVQHQSHPFKPKPYEVDMSNPFYRYDPSQCILCGQCVQACQTVEVNETLSIGWELEHPRVLWDGGMQIAGSSCVSCGHCVTVCPCNALMEKSMLGEAGYLSGMPKDALNKMIEVVKAVEPEMGYGMIMQVSQTEAKMREERIERTKTVCTYCGVGCSYDVWTKERKILKIVPLHGDANQISTCVKGKFGWDYVNHPDRLQKPLIREGSNFREADWKEALNLVTTKLSSIKQQYGPDSIGVIVSSKTTNEDGYLMQKFARAVIGTNNVDNCSRYCQSPATMGLFRTVGYGGDSGSIKDIGSSALVVIVGANTAESHPVLATRVKRAHKLHGQRLIVADPRTNEMAERADIHFRPRPGTDLVWISAMSRYMFDNGHAKIDFIEEWVNGLDEFRKSLEPFTIDYASRICEVPLETLQRVAQEIATAESMCILWAMGITQHTTASDESTAVSNLLLVTGNYMRPGCGAYPLRGHNNVQGASDIGAMPDNYPGYQHVNDPGIRERFEKSWGVKLPSLRGLDNHQMVDAVYDGKLRAIYLAGEDMISADSNANVVAGAFEKLDFFVVQDIFFTETCRYADVVLPGAPALEKDGTFTNTERRIQRLYKALPELGDSRADWKITQDIANRMGANWRYEHPSEVMDELASLTPLYAGVNYERLEGYKTLQWPVAADGTDQPILYLNGFAFPDKKARLYPVTFNEPTERPDKDFDLFLNNGRLLEHFHEGNMTYRIQGIREETPERFLEISEELAKERSIESGHWVRVTSRHGSLVIKTLVTHRVHGKQVYLPLLSREGPINVLTGSHADPATNTPAYKETAVNIKVLPERGTNPLKRLNFRYSGKPTPQTGVEIERKWKRKDYRMPGAEQLVQIQTQK, translated from the coding sequence ATGACCCTGAGCACAACTGCAGCCGGAATGAATCCACTGAGTGATCGAAGCAAAATGGTCAGTATTTCCATTGATGGACATACTGCGAGCGTGAGCGATGGGGAACTGCTGGTTGAAGCAATACTCCGCGAAAAGGAAATTCCGCATATCTGCTATCACTCCCCGCTCATGGGGCCGATTCAGACATGCGATACCTGCCTGGTAGAGGTCGATGGAAAGATAACTCGCGCTTGCGGTATCAAGGTTAGTTCCGGCATGGAGGTAGTTACGGATTCAAAGCGCGCCAGGGATGCGCGTGCCGAAGCCTTTGACGTGATTCTCGGCAATCATATGCTCTATTGCACGGTCTGTGACAACAATAATGAGAACTGCAGGGTTCACAATACAGCGCTTGCTCTGAATGTTCAGCACCAGAGTCATCCTTTCAAGCCGAAGCCGTATGAAGTGGACATGTCCAACCCTTTCTATCGTTACGACCCCAGTCAGTGCATTCTTTGCGGACAGTGCGTACAAGCCTGCCAGACCGTCGAGGTCAATGAGACGCTGTCAATTGGCTGGGAACTGGAGCATCCACGTGTTCTCTGGGATGGGGGTATGCAGATTGCCGGTTCAAGCTGCGTCTCCTGCGGCCATTGCGTGACGGTGTGTCCCTGCAATGCGCTGATGGAAAAATCTATGTTGGGTGAAGCTGGTTACCTTAGCGGTATGCCGAAAGACGCCTTGAACAAGATGATCGAGGTAGTCAAAGCGGTCGAGCCCGAAATGGGTTATGGCATGATCATGCAGGTTTCGCAGACCGAAGCGAAGATGCGTGAGGAACGCATCGAGAGAACAAAAACGGTTTGTACTTATTGCGGCGTTGGGTGCAGCTATGATGTCTGGACCAAAGAGCGCAAGATTCTGAAGATTGTCCCATTGCACGGTGATGCGAATCAGATCTCCACTTGCGTCAAAGGCAAGTTCGGCTGGGACTATGTGAATCATCCAGATCGCCTGCAAAAGCCACTCATCCGCGAGGGGAGCAACTTCCGCGAGGCTGACTGGAAAGAGGCCTTGAATCTAGTCACAACGAAATTGTCCAGCATCAAGCAGCAATATGGCCCAGACTCGATCGGCGTGATTGTCTCGTCGAAGACCACCAACGAAGATGGCTATCTAATGCAGAAGTTTGCGCGTGCCGTTATTGGGACGAACAACGTCGACAATTGTTCTCGCTACTGCCAGTCTCCAGCAACGATGGGATTATTCAGGACCGTGGGATACGGTGGCGATTCCGGTTCCATCAAAGATATTGGAAGCTCAGCTCTGGTTGTGATCGTCGGCGCAAACACTGCAGAGAGCCATCCTGTGCTGGCTACGCGCGTCAAACGTGCTCACAAGCTGCATGGTCAACGCCTGATCGTTGCTGATCCCCGCACGAACGAGATGGCAGAGAGGGCGGACATTCACTTTCGTCCGCGTCCGGGTACTGATCTGGTCTGGATCTCGGCCATGAGCCGATACATGTTCGATAACGGTCACGCCAAAATAGATTTCATCGAGGAGTGGGTGAACGGTCTCGATGAGTTCCGCAAGAGTCTCGAACCTTTCACGATTGATTACGCTTCGAGGATCTGTGAAGTTCCTCTTGAAACATTGCAACGAGTGGCACAGGAGATTGCAACTGCCGAAAGCATGTGCATTCTATGGGCCATGGGAATTACACAGCATACGACCGCCTCTGACGAATCGACCGCCGTTTCGAATCTGCTTCTGGTGACAGGCAATTATATGCGCCCAGGTTGCGGCGCTTATCCATTGCGTGGCCACAACAATGTACAGGGGGCAAGTGACATTGGTGCAATGCCGGATAACTACCCTGGCTACCAACATGTCAATGATCCAGGAATCCGCGAACGTTTCGAAAAGAGCTGGGGAGTTAAGCTCCCTTCCCTGCGAGGTCTGGATAACCACCAGATGGTAGACGCGGTGTACGATGGGAAATTGCGCGCGATCTATCTGGCTGGGGAAGACATGATCTCGGCTGACTCGAATGCCAACGTCGTTGCCGGAGCATTCGAGAAGCTGGACTTTTTTGTCGTGCAGGATATCTTCTTTACTGAAACCTGTCGCTATGCCGATGTTGTGCTTCCTGGCGCTCCCGCCCTTGAGAAAGACGGCACTTTTACCAATACAGAAAGGCGCATTCAAAGGTTGTACAAGGCATTGCCGGAATTAGGTGATAGTAGGGCTGACTGGAAGATCACACAGGATATTGCCAATCGTATGGGAGCCAATTGGAGATACGAGCATCCGTCAGAAGTCATGGATGAGTTGGCCTCATTGACGCCACTTTACGCAGGGGTCAATTACGAACGGCTCGAAGGTTATAAGACTCTGCAGTGGCCGGTTGCAGCAGACGGCACAGATCAACCAATCCTCTATCTCAACGGCTTTGCTTTTCCTGACAAAAAAGCGAGATTGTATCCAGTAACATTCAATGAACCAACTGAAAGGCCTGATAAAGATTTCGACCTCTTTCTCAACAATGGGCGTCTGCTTGAACATTTTCACGAAGGCAATATGACGTATCGCATTCAGGGCATTCGAGAAGAGACTCCGGAGCGATTCCTGGAAATCTCAGAGGAGTTGGCCAAAGAACGTAGCATAGAATCTGGACACTGGGTACGAGTTACGAGTCGTCACGGCTCGCTGGTGATTAAGACGCTCGTGACGCATCGGGTTCATGGAAAACAGGTTTACCTGCCGCTTCTCTCGCGAGAAGGTCCCATCAACGTCCTCACGGGTTCACATGCGGATCCTGCTACCAATACTCCCGCCTATAAGGAGACGGCAGTCAATATTAAGGTATTGCCGGAACGAGGAACGAACCCACTGAAACGGCTGAACTTTCGCTACTCGGGCAAGCCAACACCACAGACTGGAGTTGAAATCGAGCGCAAGTGGAAGCGGAAAGACTACCGAATGCCGGGTGCAGAACAATTGGTTCAAATTCAAACGCAGAAGTAG
- a CDS encoding DUF1641 domain-containing protein: MAKAVDFRVFTPSNSRDDLIRRIEHAPVEHAEAILAAYDLLQRLHEKGVIDLLNGLLNAGDTVVDRVVDVISSKELVTALRIALMFSNRLSSIDADKLHSVIADAEKEPPSLLTIGKQAISRDARRGMAVAVGLLNILGKALETQQTKE; encoded by the coding sequence ATGGCGAAGGCCGTCGATTTCAGGGTATTTACACCGAGCAATTCTCGCGATGACCTCATTCGCAGAATCGAGCATGCTCCTGTTGAGCATGCTGAGGCCATCCTCGCAGCTTACGACTTGCTGCAGAGGCTTCATGAGAAAGGCGTCATTGATCTTCTGAACGGCCTGCTCAATGCTGGTGATACTGTAGTAGATCGTGTTGTCGATGTGATCAGCTCAAAGGAATTGGTAACCGCGCTTCGGATTGCTCTCATGTTCAGCAACCGTCTCAGCTCAATCGATGCGGACAAGCTTCACTCTGTCATCGCCGATGCAGAGAAAGAGCCACCTTCGTTGCTGACCATCGGAAAACAAGCGATCTCAAGAGATGCGCGTAGGGGCATGGCCGTCGCGGTGGGGCTTTTGAATATCCTCGGGAAGGCGCTGGAAACACAGCAGACTAAAGAATAA
- a CDS encoding FUSC family protein has protein sequence MATQRAYLPHAERFTTWFPDFLRKELAPYPGRGAVVARMVISATFTTILIVTFRIPFGAIGALCAFLLSRENLLSTARSGLYLVAAFVLGGLFIPVGGRFFASTPITHFLWEAVSIFFLFFLLRTLTNYVVAIGLAAMVTNIFTIWYLPGPGEQNVETSLWQVGAASIGVLVTVGVEVIFYAIYRGDEILDGLDVRLKHIEDLMEDYAANRPSSPETSRMLAQYAVVGVGALRAHVTRTSNQSSDRNRISALISLTGRSIDFAAALATTGASGITASERERGARLAQHIAEIRLCLRSNNQPPQWEPEVVANEGTPLLYELEGITSLMASVLSGASSVDPRLEVLDSPPVANRIFVADAFSNPEHLRYVLGGTLAAMMCYILYVSLDWPGISTSVTTCVFTALSNIGASRQKQVLRIAGAVLGGFVFGLGAQIFILPNIDSVGGLAVLFAVVTAVAAWVATSSTRLSYAGLQIALAFYLINLSEFRIQTSLTLGRDRAVGVLLGIFAMWLVFERLYPHPAGDEMVRIFVRNLRLMTELITASPTSTDTGAILKIRRQREQVYRNFGDVTAQTDAVPFETGRRRAVDMAARDRIRRWQSSIRTFYLLEGPLVQFRVFGEVGEKSTAFRQMDDAFREECARALQHMAECLENQLNKKPLERSTSQSLLKLLESSAAEQATYSEREHALFGLLRTIALLVDRMKDEVASEPLYAIQ, from the coding sequence ATGGCGACCCAAAGAGCTTACCTTCCGCACGCGGAGCGTTTTACAACATGGTTTCCTGATTTTCTGCGGAAAGAACTTGCTCCCTATCCGGGCCGCGGAGCCGTCGTTGCGCGGATGGTCATTTCCGCAACGTTTACTACCATCTTAATCGTTACCTTTCGCATCCCCTTTGGAGCAATTGGGGCGCTCTGCGCTTTCCTTTTGTCACGCGAAAATCTCTTATCGACGGCCAGGTCCGGACTCTACCTTGTCGCTGCCTTCGTGCTCGGCGGCCTTTTTATTCCCGTCGGCGGGCGTTTTTTCGCTTCAACTCCCATTACGCACTTTTTGTGGGAAGCAGTTAGCATCTTTTTTCTCTTCTTTTTGCTCAGGACTCTTACAAACTATGTGGTAGCTATCGGCCTTGCGGCGATGGTGACCAACATCTTTACTATTTGGTATCTGCCGGGACCCGGAGAGCAAAATGTCGAGACCTCTTTATGGCAAGTAGGGGCGGCCTCGATCGGCGTTCTTGTGACGGTCGGTGTCGAAGTAATTTTTTATGCTATTTATCGCGGTGACGAAATACTCGATGGGCTAGACGTCAGGCTGAAGCACATCGAAGATCTGATGGAAGACTATGCAGCTAATCGTCCGTCGTCGCCAGAAACCAGTCGTATGCTTGCGCAATATGCTGTTGTAGGGGTGGGAGCATTGCGCGCACACGTTACGCGGACAAGTAATCAATCATCCGATCGTAATCGCATCAGCGCATTGATCTCGCTTACCGGTCGTTCGATTGATTTTGCAGCGGCTCTCGCCACCACAGGTGCCAGTGGGATTACCGCCTCTGAGCGGGAACGAGGTGCACGCCTTGCACAGCATATCGCTGAGATTCGCCTGTGCCTGCGGTCAAACAATCAGCCACCTCAATGGGAGCCTGAGGTCGTAGCGAACGAGGGAACGCCACTTCTCTATGAACTCGAGGGAATAACTTCACTCATGGCCTCCGTGTTAAGCGGTGCGAGTTCAGTTGATCCACGTCTTGAGGTCCTCGATAGTCCGCCTGTTGCCAATCGCATCTTCGTGGCGGACGCATTTTCTAATCCTGAGCACTTGCGCTATGTTCTCGGCGGAACGCTGGCGGCGATGATGTGTTACATCCTTTATGTGTCGCTGGATTGGCCGGGGATTTCTACTTCGGTGACCACCTGCGTATTTACCGCTCTCTCAAACATTGGTGCCTCGCGCCAGAAACAAGTATTGCGCATCGCGGGAGCAGTACTCGGCGGTTTCGTTTTCGGTTTAGGGGCGCAGATTTTTATCCTGCCGAATATAGACTCCGTCGGCGGCCTGGCCGTGCTCTTTGCCGTTGTGACCGCTGTCGCAGCCTGGGTTGCTACGTCGAGTACGCGCCTTTCGTATGCGGGGTTGCAGATCGCCCTGGCGTTTTATCTGATAAATCTGAGCGAGTTCCGTATTCAAACCTCGCTCACTCTGGGACGAGACCGTGCAGTCGGCGTGTTGCTGGGAATTTTCGCAATGTGGCTTGTCTTTGAACGTCTCTATCCACATCCTGCAGGAGATGAGATGGTTCGTATTTTCGTTCGCAATCTTCGTCTTATGACGGAGCTTATCACTGCATCCCCGACAAGCACGGATACTGGAGCGATCCTCAAGATTCGTCGACAGAGGGAGCAGGTCTACCGCAATTTTGGCGACGTGACCGCACAAACCGATGCAGTGCCCTTTGAAACTGGACGCCGCCGCGCCGTAGATATGGCAGCGCGCGATCGTATTCGCCGCTGGCAGTCATCCATTCGCACGTTCTATCTGCTGGAGGGACCCCTTGTTCAATTCCGTGTATTTGGAGAAGTCGGTGAGAAATCGACTGCCTTCAGGCAGATGGATGACGCTTTTCGCGAAGAATGTGCCCGCGCTCTTCAGCATATGGCAGAGTGTCTCGAGAATCAGCTGAATAAGAAACCGCTTGAGCGCAGCACCTCGCAGAGTCTGTTGAAACTGTTGGAGTCATCCGCTGCCGAACAGGCTACGTATTCGGAAAGGGAGCATGCTTTGTTTGGCTTGTTGCGCACGATTGCATTGCTCGTCGATCGCATGAAAGACGAAGTCGCATCTGAGCCGTTGTACGCGATACAGTAG
- a CDS encoding TolC family protein: MHLTLPQAIDLALKQNRSLGLARLSVVDSEHKKEIARSAYFPNIKNESSVLHITELAGVEIPAGAFGVHPVTGPIPGQTLFIDQGALTAYTSGTGLAQPLTQMFKIRESNRAATADTNTAKIQVDQAENEVTFKVRQLYYGLLVAQLKQQAATEEIQASQIKDQEAQDAVNNGQALDVAALESRADLLDAKQTELTQRLQIHSLSLSLNDLLGLPLSTQLQLDSDSSASTLVIPSREECVRIAEDQSPAIRSAQQAIEKAKAGLSAAKDAYIPDVTGLARYSYQSGVPFLVHNFGTFGFNLTYDLFDGGRREGEIKESRTLLSEAALNLEKVKDEVSVQVETAYDKVEQLQSMVDVADQALKVRMEGARLSDRQFEQTAALASAREEAHAKAASAKASYLEAVLGLSLAQADLKRTIGEAPR; the protein is encoded by the coding sequence ATGCATTTGACTCTTCCTCAGGCCATTGACCTTGCACTGAAGCAGAATCGTAGTCTTGGCCTGGCGCGACTCTCCGTTGTCGATAGCGAACATAAAAAAGAGATCGCTCGTTCTGCATATTTCCCCAACATAAAGAATGAAAGCAGCGTTCTCCACATTACAGAACTGGCCGGTGTAGAAATTCCAGCGGGCGCCTTTGGCGTCCATCCGGTCACCGGGCCGATTCCCGGACAGACTCTTTTCATCGATCAAGGAGCGTTGACTGCATACACCAGTGGCACAGGACTGGCACAGCCGCTCACGCAGATGTTCAAGATCCGTGAATCGAATCGAGCTGCAACGGCGGATACAAACACGGCGAAGATCCAAGTTGACCAAGCAGAAAATGAAGTTACGTTTAAAGTGCGTCAGCTTTACTACGGACTGCTGGTCGCACAACTCAAGCAACAAGCGGCAACAGAGGAAATCCAAGCCAGCCAGATCAAAGACCAGGAAGCGCAAGATGCAGTCAACAATGGGCAAGCCCTGGATGTAGCGGCCCTCGAAAGCCGCGCTGACTTGTTGGACGCGAAACAAACAGAGCTGACTCAACGCCTTCAGATTCATTCGCTGTCGTTGTCCCTGAATGACCTGCTCGGTCTGCCTCTGAGTACACAGCTGCAACTAGACAGCGATTCATCCGCCTCAACTTTGGTTATACCCAGCCGCGAAGAATGTGTTCGAATCGCGGAAGATCAGAGCCCGGCGATTCGATCCGCACAACAGGCCATAGAGAAGGCGAAGGCCGGGCTCTCGGCAGCAAAGGATGCTTACATCCCCGATGTCACTGGCCTTGCACGCTACAGCTATCAAAGCGGAGTGCCGTTTCTTGTGCACAACTTTGGCACCTTCGGATTCAATTTGACATACGATCTGTTCGATGGCGGTCGCCGTGAGGGTGAAATCAAGGAGTCGCGAACTCTTCTCTCTGAGGCCGCACTCAACCTTGAAAAAGTGAAAGACGAAGTAAGTGTGCAGGTCGAGACAGCGTATGACAAGGTCGAACAATTACAAAGCATGGTGGACGTTGCTGACCAGGCTTTGAAAGTCAGGATGGAAGGTGCGCGCCTGTCTGATCGACAATTTGAGCAGACTGCCGCACTTGCATCTGCACGCGAAGAGGCCCACGCGAAAGCCGCCTCAGCAAAAGCGTCGTATCTTGAAGCAGTTCTGGGGTTGTCCCTGGCACAGGCAGATCTAAAGCGCACTATCGGAGAGGCTCCCCGTTAA
- a CDS encoding MFS transporter, whose amino-acid sequence MSTPPAKPLAPPTSRVITTHPWLGIFGVLLGAMIATCTGRLISVGLADLRGALHLGVDEASWLSTAFNGAMMFIGPFSVYLGGLLGARRVLLACASLFTLISLLLPLAPNLPTMLTLLVLAGLTAGTFYPLTLSFVLRNLSMRFVLLGIAMYAVDILVTTNFATSLQAWFMDHLSWHWIFWNGTVLTPIMMVLIYFGIPWQPLPQPKEGQPKPNWRGFLYASFGFALLYTGLDQGQRLDWFNSGTIVALIVSGAFLLLATMVRHFKTPNPLINFKFLARRNTLLLTGVLILFRFVMLATVVAIPSYLASIQGYRPLQTGPVLLWVALPQFVLGLFAMYSLKYVDPRLILTVGFALVGIACFMNSRVSSVWSGDNFWASQAVLAAGLALAFNSMVGSIILELLNTGALSRPIDVLTFAGYFQTVRLLGGELGAAFMQHFIPTREKFHSNILGLNVQLGQPATGQRLSGLTADMAHHSSGIAAAVEKAGTLLGLQVRQQAFTLAISDSFMLLASAAICCLLIVACMGGVPTQYREIVTATPKPA is encoded by the coding sequence TTGAGCACTCCGCCGGCAAAACCCCTCGCTCCGCCCACATCCAGGGTAATTACGACGCATCCTTGGTTAGGAATTTTTGGTGTCCTGCTTGGCGCGATGATTGCGACCTGCACTGGACGCCTGATCAGTGTAGGATTGGCGGACTTACGAGGCGCCTTACATCTTGGAGTCGATGAGGCCTCGTGGCTGAGCACCGCTTTCAATGGGGCGATGATGTTCATCGGACCATTTTCTGTGTACCTTGGCGGACTGTTGGGGGCACGCCGTGTTCTGCTAGCCTGCGCAAGTCTTTTCACGCTGATCAGCTTGCTGCTGCCCTTGGCCCCTAATCTGCCAACAATGCTCACGTTGCTCGTCCTTGCAGGGCTCACGGCCGGGACCTTCTATCCTCTTACGCTATCCTTTGTTCTACGTAATCTGTCGATGCGCTTTGTGCTCCTCGGAATTGCGATGTATGCCGTCGACATTCTTGTAACAACCAACTTCGCTACATCGCTGCAGGCCTGGTTCATGGACCATTTGTCATGGCACTGGATCTTTTGGAACGGCACCGTTTTAACCCCGATCATGATGGTTCTGATTTATTTCGGCATTCCCTGGCAGCCGTTGCCGCAACCGAAAGAAGGTCAACCAAAGCCAAATTGGAGAGGATTCCTGTACGCTAGCTTTGGATTCGCCCTTTTGTACACAGGGCTCGATCAGGGACAACGCCTGGACTGGTTTAACTCGGGGACCATCGTTGCTCTAATCGTCTCCGGAGCCTTTCTGCTCCTTGCCACGATGGTGCGTCATTTCAAGACGCCGAACCCACTCATCAACTTTAAGTTTCTGGCCCGGCGGAACACACTGCTATTGACCGGAGTGCTGATCTTATTTCGCTTTGTCATGCTGGCAACAGTCGTCGCGATCCCCAGCTATCTAGCTTCGATCCAGGGTTACCGCCCGCTTCAGACTGGTCCTGTGCTGCTTTGGGTTGCCTTGCCACAGTTCGTGCTGGGACTTTTCGCAATGTACTCGCTGAAATACGTCGATCCCCGACTCATCCTCACAGTTGGCTTTGCTCTCGTTGGGATCGCATGTTTCATGAACTCGCGAGTGTCTTCGGTCTGGTCAGGCGATAATTTTTGGGCGTCACAAGCTGTGCTGGCAGCTGGACTGGCTCTGGCATTCAACTCGATGGTCGGCTCCATCATTCTTGAGCTTCTTAACACTGGAGCACTCAGTCGTCCGATCGATGTTCTCACCTTCGCGGGATATTTCCAGACTGTGCGGCTTCTCGGAGGTGAGCTTGGAGCGGCCTTCATGCAACACTTCATCCCCACACGCGAAAAGTTTCATTCGAATATTCTCGGCCTAAACGTCCAACTGGGCCAGCCTGCTACCGGTCAACGGCTATCCGGACTCACCGCAGATATGGCGCACCATTCGTCCGGAATCGCAGCGGCCGTGGAGAAAGCCGGAACGCTGCTAGGTCTCCAGGTGCGGCAGCAGGCCTTCACGCTAGCCATCTCGGACAGCTTCATGCTGCTGGCGTCGGCTGCGATTTGCTGCCTGCTCATCGTCGCCTGCATGGGAGGTGTGCCCACTCAATACCGCGAAATTGTAACGGCTACGCCTAAACCAGCATGA